Proteins encoded by one window of Triplophysa rosa linkage group LG19, Trosa_1v2, whole genome shotgun sequence:
- the faxdc2 gene encoding fatty acid hydroxylase domain-containing protein 2, giving the protein MTAQPKVYIIVVLLSKENTGGLWDSLKKAAFVIGSGLFFLVAFRNSVTWHLQKFWGASGDFWQTQWTKLHLAFGENEAALFFIGTMLVPTLSFWLFNALLMVVDTTGKPNFITRYRIQADKNNPVDSTRLRHAVKKVLFNQVFLSGPLVVLTYIVMNWRGKPCAPELPTFHWVLLELVFCGLIEEILFYYTHRLVHHPSLYKSIHKIHHEWTAPVGVVALYAHPVEHVLSNMLPALIGPVLLGSHLATTSLWFTIALLVTTVSHCGYHLPLLPSPEFHDFHHLKFNQCYGVLGVLDRLHGTDDKFRNSKAYERHTVLLSLTPLSESIPSDAKKSQD; this is encoded by the exons tatatataatagtTGTCCTTCTTTCTAAGGAAAATACTGGAGGACTTTGGGATTCATTGAAGAAAGCAGCTTTTGTCATTGGATCTGGACTTTTCTTCCTGGTCGCATTTAGGAACTCCGTAACATG GCATTTGCAGAAGTTTTGGGGAGCATCTGGAGATTTCTGGCAGACACAGTGGACTAAACTTCACTTGGCCTTTGGTGAAAATGAGGCTGCCttgttttttattg GAACCATGTTGGTACCCACTCTTTCTTTTTGGTTGTTTAATGCCCTCCTGATGGTGGTTGACACAACTGGGAAACCAAACTTCATCACTCGCTATAGGATACAGGCGGACAAAAACAATCCG GTGGATTCGACCCGGTTGCGTCATGCAGTGAAAAAGGTGCTTTTCAACCAGGTCTTTCTGTCAGGACCGCTGGTGGTGCTGACCTACATAGTGATGAACTGGCGTGGCAAGCCGTGTGCTCCTGAGCTGCCCACTTTTCACTGGGTCCTGTTGGAGCTGGTGTTCTGTGGCCTTATAGAGGAAATACTGTTTTACTACACTCACAG GCTTGTTCACCACCCATCGCTCTATAAGAGCATCCATAAGATCCATCACGAGTGGACGGCTCCTGTTGGAGTTGTGGCGCTCTATGCGCACCCAGTGGAGCATGTG TTGTCTAATATGCTGCCGGCTCTGATTGGTCCAGTGCTGCTGGGCTCACATCTGGCCACCACCAGCCTCTGGTTCACCATCGCTTTACTGGTAACAACAGTGTCACACTGCGGTTACCACCTGCCCCTGCTGCCCTCGCCAGAGTTCCACGACTTCCACCACCTCAA GTTCAATCAGTGCTATGGAGTGCTGGGTGTGTTGGACAGGCTCCACGGGACAGATGACAAGTTTCGTAATTCAAAGGCATACGAGCGACACACTGTATTACTGAGTCTGACCCCTTTGAGCGAGAGCATACCCAGTGATGCAAAGAAATCACAAGACTGA